The Urbifossiella limnaea genome has a window encoding:
- a CDS encoding anti-sigma factor family protein: MSCEELLKALNEYVDAEDALAVYREFADHLAGCNPCQLVVDNIRKTIRLYKAGEPYPMPAAFSDRMRDALRAKWAEAFPAAGQ, encoded by the coding sequence ATGAGCTGCGAGGAACTGCTGAAGGCCCTGAACGAGTACGTGGACGCCGAGGACGCCCTCGCCGTCTACCGCGAGTTCGCCGACCATTTGGCCGGGTGCAACCCGTGCCAGCTGGTGGTGGACAACATCCGCAAGACGATCCGCCTCTACAAGGCCGGGGAGCCGTACCCGATGCCGGCGGCGTTCTCGGACCGGATGCGGGACGCCCTCCGGGCGAAGTGGGCCGAGGCGTTCCCCGCCGCCGGTCAGTGA
- a CDS encoding RNA polymerase sigma factor, with translation MTDPPARPDDPDLPLLLKARGGDFAAFEALVGRLQNRVYGLAYRMLGEPHDAEDVAQQTFLSLVEHLKEFRGESAVAGWVLRIAANHALKHLRKRRGLPTVPLTDPAGSDEGYAEVPHPDFIADWRADPADLAERHEVRAAVDRALAGLDDKYRAVFVLRDIEGFSVREAADLLGISEANVKVRLLRARLALREILTRTFGDAATRVTPDHRHG, from the coding sequence ATGACCGACCCGCCGGCTCGTCCCGACGACCCCGACCTGCCCCTGCTGCTGAAGGCCCGGGGTGGGGATTTCGCCGCGTTCGAGGCCCTCGTCGGCCGGCTCCAGAACCGGGTGTACGGGCTCGCCTACCGGATGCTCGGGGAGCCGCACGACGCCGAGGACGTGGCCCAGCAGACGTTCCTCAGCCTGGTCGAGCACCTGAAGGAGTTCCGCGGCGAGTCGGCCGTCGCCGGGTGGGTGCTGCGGATCGCGGCCAACCACGCGCTCAAGCACCTCCGCAAGCGGCGGGGGCTGCCGACCGTCCCGCTGACCGACCCGGCGGGTTCGGACGAGGGCTACGCCGAGGTTCCGCACCCGGACTTCATCGCCGACTGGCGGGCCGACCCGGCCGACCTGGCCGAGCGGCACGAGGTGCGGGCGGCCGTCGACCGGGCGCTCGCCGGGCTGGACGACAAGTACCGGGCGGTGTTCGTGCTCCGCGACATCGAGGGGTTCTCGGTCCGGGAGGCGGCCGACCTGCTCGGGATCTCGGAGGCGAACGTGAAGGTCCGCCTCCTCCGCGCCCGGCTCGCCCTCCGGGAGATTCTGACCCGGACGTTCGGCGACGCCGCCACCCGGGTGACGCCCGACCACCGCCACGGCTGA
- a CDS encoding DUF1501 domain-containing protein, with translation MTPTRRGFFLAGLGQLALAHLADAAPVAHHPAKARRVIQVVLNGGMSQLDTFDYKPEVERRHGQTVDIGLKATATGTPGPLMKSPFKWKQHGQCGRWVTDVFPHLAGCVDDLGFLMALASRSSVHGPASYLQTTGFLLPGFPAAGSWVSYALGRLTDDLPTFVVLPDARGLPYNGSGNFSAGFLPAVHQGTVVRPGGPTPIPDLAAAPGARFVTPDASADGLHLLRAMNDRYAADRPGDSRLSARVEGYELAARMQLAAPEAFDLAREPARLHARYGTDRPAAGGAFARNCLLARRLVERGVRFVQVWSGAGGPSNNWDNHTSIPAELPPVARQVDQPVAALLQDLKARGLWADTVVVFTTEFGRMPVTQGGVGRDHNGGTSVTWLAGAGVKGGTAYGASDDFSHLAAADKTTAHDLYATLLHLLGVDHERLTVRHNGIDRRLTDVHGHVVRAILN, from the coding sequence ATGACCCCCACCCGCCGCGGGTTCTTCCTCGCCGGGCTCGGCCAGCTCGCCCTGGCGCACCTCGCCGACGCCGCGCCGGTCGCCCACCACCCGGCGAAGGCGCGGCGCGTCATCCAGGTCGTGCTCAACGGTGGCATGAGCCAGCTCGACACGTTCGACTACAAGCCCGAGGTCGAGCGGCGGCACGGGCAGACCGTGGACATCGGCCTCAAGGCGACCGCGACCGGCACCCCCGGGCCGCTCATGAAGTCGCCGTTCAAGTGGAAGCAGCACGGGCAATGCGGTCGCTGGGTGACCGACGTGTTCCCGCACCTCGCCGGGTGCGTGGACGACCTGGGCTTCCTCATGGCGCTGGCGTCGCGGTCGAGCGTTCACGGGCCGGCCAGCTACCTCCAGACCACCGGCTTCCTCCTCCCCGGGTTCCCCGCCGCCGGGTCGTGGGTCAGCTACGCCCTCGGCCGCCTCACCGACGACCTCCCCACGTTCGTCGTGCTGCCGGACGCCCGCGGCCTGCCGTACAACGGCAGCGGCAACTTTTCCGCCGGCTTCCTCCCCGCGGTCCACCAGGGCACCGTCGTCCGCCCCGGCGGGCCGACCCCGATCCCCGACCTGGCCGCGGCGCCGGGCGCGCGGTTCGTTACGCCCGACGCCAGCGCCGACGGGTTGCACCTGCTGCGCGCCATGAACGACCGCTACGCCGCCGACCGGCCCGGTGACAGTCGGCTGTCAGCACGGGTGGAAGGCTACGAGCTGGCGGCGCGGATGCAGCTCGCCGCCCCCGAAGCGTTCGACCTGGCGCGCGAACCCGCCCGGCTGCACGCCCGCTACGGCACCGACCGGCCGGCGGCCGGGGGCGCGTTCGCGCGCAACTGCCTGCTCGCGCGCCGGCTCGTCGAGCGCGGGGTGCGGTTCGTGCAGGTGTGGAGCGGGGCCGGCGGGCCGTCGAACAACTGGGACAACCACACCAGCATCCCCGCCGAGTTGCCGCCGGTCGCCCGGCAGGTCGATCAGCCGGTCGCGGCGCTGCTCCAGGATTTGAAGGCGCGCGGGCTGTGGGCGGACACGGTCGTCGTGTTTACGACCGAGTTCGGGCGGATGCCGGTGACGCAGGGCGGCGTCGGCCGCGACCACAACGGCGGCACGTCGGTGACGTGGCTCGCCGGCGCCGGCGTGAAAGGCGGCACGGCCTACGGCGCGAGCGACGACTTCTCCCACCTCGCCGCGGCCGACAAGACGACGGCCCACGACCTGTACGCGACGCTGCTCCACCTGCTGGGGGTCGACCACGAGCGGCTGACGGTGCGGCACAACGGCATCGACCGCCGGCTGACCGACGTGCACGGGCACGTCGTGCGGGCGATCTTGAACTGA
- the dxr gene encoding 1-deoxy-D-xylulose-5-phosphate reductoisomerase, with product MPPPPSPTARKRVAVLGSTGSIGVSTLDVARHLPDRLEVVGLAAHTNAAQLAEQCRAFRPRYAVLCDPAAFTAAVRSDFPRETELLGGPDGVAKLATAADVDVVVSAVVGAAGLHGTWAALDAGKDVALANKETLVVAGPLVTELAARRGARLLPVDSEHSAVFQALTGYTAADVTRVVLTGSGGPFRGKTAAELEAATPAQALRHPTWKMGPKITIDSATLMNKALEVIEARWLFDLRPEQIDVIVHPESIVHSFVEFADGSVLGQLSPPDMRLPIQFALLYPDRVPGPAKRLDWKALSGLRFEPPDRTTFRALDLGFEVAARGGTTGAVLNAANEVAVGRFLAGTLPFLGIAACCRAVLDAHDFDAAPPLDRLLALDRWARAEAARWQG from the coding sequence GTGCCCCCACCCCCGAGCCCGACCGCCCGCAAGCGCGTCGCCGTCCTCGGGTCCACCGGGTCGATCGGCGTCAGCACGCTCGACGTGGCCCGGCACCTCCCCGACCGGCTGGAGGTCGTCGGCCTCGCCGCCCACACGAACGCCGCTCAGCTCGCCGAGCAGTGCCGCGCGTTCCGCCCGCGCTACGCCGTACTCTGTGACCCCGCGGCTTTTACGGCCGCCGTGCGGTCGGACTTCCCGCGGGAAACGGAACTGCTCGGCGGCCCCGACGGCGTGGCGAAGCTGGCGACCGCGGCGGACGTGGACGTGGTGGTGTCCGCGGTCGTCGGCGCGGCCGGGCTGCACGGCACCTGGGCAGCCCTCGACGCCGGCAAGGACGTGGCGCTGGCGAACAAGGAGACGCTGGTCGTCGCCGGCCCGCTGGTGACGGAGCTCGCCGCCCGCCGCGGCGCCCGGCTGCTGCCGGTCGACAGCGAGCACTCGGCCGTGTTCCAGGCGCTGACCGGGTACACCGCCGCCGACGTGACGCGCGTCGTCCTCACCGGCAGCGGCGGCCCGTTCCGCGGCAAGACGGCGGCGGAGCTGGAAGCCGCGACGCCCGCGCAGGCGCTGCGGCACCCGACGTGGAAGATGGGGCCGAAGATCACCATCGACAGCGCCACGCTGATGAACAAGGCGCTCGAGGTGATCGAGGCCCGCTGGCTGTTCGACCTGCGGCCCGAGCAGATCGACGTGATCGTGCATCCGGAATCGATCGTGCATTCGTTCGTGGAGTTCGCCGACGGCTCGGTGCTGGGCCAGCTGTCGCCGCCGGACATGCGGCTGCCGATCCAGTTCGCGCTGCTGTACCCCGACCGCGTGCCGGGGCCGGCGAAGCGGCTGGACTGGAAGGCGCTGTCCGGGTTAAGGTTCGAGCCGCCGGACCGAACCACGTTCCGGGCGCTGGACCTCGGCTTCGAGGTGGCGGCCCGCGGCGGCACCACCGGCGCCGTGCTGAACGCGGCGAACGAGGTGGCGGTCGGCCGGTTCCTGGCGGGGACGCTGCCGTTCCTGGGGATCGCGGCGTGCTGCCGGGCGGTGCTGGACGCCCACGACTTCGACGCGGCCCCGCCGCTGGACCGGCTGCTGGCCCTCGACCGCTGGGCGCGGGCGGAGGCGGCGCGGTGGCAGGGTTAA
- a CDS encoding sigma-54 interaction domain-containing protein yields MDAPPDRGRVRVLLVAPTRAVRDALAGDPHLAVTETADPGDARARLAAGGFDLVLAHAATDGVALAHAAHVRRRPVPAAVVADAPDVRTAVAAVRAGAADFFVLPDDAEKLRAFAAAVAATAGADPFRGIVSRHPKMLELFELIRDVGPTAATVLIQGETGTGKEEAARAVHAASTGRGGPFVAVHCAAIPETLLESELFGHEKGAFTGADRQRVGKFELADGGTLFLDEIGDVPPLMQVKLLRVLQERRFERVGGTESVRVDVRVVAATNQSLRKLVRAGRFREDLYYRLNVVRLDLPPLRARAEDIPALVEHFCRKYARPNAPPKAASPAALDQLARYPWPGNVRELENAVERACVVHAGATIEPAHLPPEVTRAATGPVPVRVDLAKPLKDVLRDVTARIEKRYIRRALRKTRGHVGRAAKLCGYCRRSLTAKIAEYHIDRRAFAGSR; encoded by the coding sequence ATGGACGCACCTCCCGACCGCGGCCGCGTCCGCGTGCTGCTCGTCGCCCCGACCCGGGCCGTGCGCGACGCCCTGGCCGGCGACCCACACCTCGCGGTGACCGAAACGGCCGACCCCGGCGACGCCCGCGCCCGCCTCGCCGCCGGCGGGTTCGACCTGGTTCTGGCGCACGCCGCGACCGACGGCGTGGCCCTGGCGCACGCCGCGCACGTCCGCCGCCGGCCCGTCCCGGCCGCGGTCGTCGCCGACGCCCCGGACGTACGCACCGCCGTCGCCGCCGTCCGCGCCGGCGCCGCCGACTTCTTCGTGCTCCCGGACGATGCCGAGAAGCTGCGGGCGTTCGCGGCCGCGGTTGCCGCCACGGCCGGGGCCGACCCGTTCCGCGGGATCGTCAGCCGGCACCCGAAGATGCTCGAACTCTTCGAGCTGATCCGCGACGTCGGCCCGACCGCGGCGACCGTGCTCATCCAGGGCGAGACCGGCACCGGGAAGGAAGAAGCCGCCCGGGCCGTTCACGCGGCGTCCACCGGGCGCGGCGGGCCGTTCGTCGCCGTGCACTGCGCCGCGATCCCGGAGACGCTGCTGGAGAGCGAGCTGTTCGGCCACGAGAAGGGCGCCTTCACCGGCGCCGACCGGCAGCGCGTCGGCAAGTTCGAGCTGGCCGACGGCGGCACCCTGTTCCTCGACGAGATCGGCGACGTGCCGCCCCTCATGCAGGTGAAGCTGCTGCGGGTGCTGCAGGAGCGGCGGTTCGAGCGCGTCGGCGGCACCGAGTCGGTGCGCGTGGACGTGCGGGTGGTGGCGGCGACGAACCAGTCGCTGCGGAAGCTGGTGCGCGCCGGGCGGTTTCGGGAAGACCTGTACTACCGGCTCAACGTGGTGCGGCTCGACCTGCCGCCGCTGCGGGCGCGGGCCGAGGACATCCCCGCCCTGGTGGAGCACTTCTGCCGCAAGTACGCCCGGCCGAACGCGCCGCCGAAGGCCGCCTCGCCCGCGGCGCTGGACCAGCTGGCGCGCTACCCGTGGCCGGGGAACGTCCGCGAGCTGGAGAACGCGGTCGAGCGCGCCTGCGTGGTCCACGCCGGCGCGACGATCGAGCCGGCGCACCTGCCGCCGGAAGTGACCCGGGCGGCGACGGGGCCGGTGCCGGTGCGGGTGGACCTGGCGAAGCCGCTCAAGGACGTGCTGCGGGACGTGACGGCGCGGATCGAGAAGCGGTACATCCGGCGGGCGCTGCGGAAGACGCGCGGGCACGTCGGCCGGGCCGCGAAGCTGTGCGGGTACTGCCGCCGCAGCCTGACCGCGAAGATCGCCGAGTACCACATCGACCGCCGGGCGTTCGCGGGGAGTCGGTAG
- a CDS encoding tetratricopeptide repeat protein, whose product MPTIDDAVRAAEAGDLRAARATAAGLAKAGDPTAMRLLGHFHLDGAPTPDDVGLAAYWFFQAWQAGVDEAERDIVRVRAELEHAAHEMASAEARVALGLILMFGHDAPDAAANYFGAAAEAGHPEGLRMLAFQHAEGRGVPRDPAAARELYRRAADAGDPFAPVALAGMLDAGVGGARDRDGAIRYLRRAADAGAPDADQRLAELLAERNRDRRDANEAVQRLVRAAAAGPADAAYRVDAADGSWSVLVRDQGRTVAMPGLTPEELVGLPED is encoded by the coding sequence ATGCCGACGATCGACGACGCCGTGCGAGCCGCCGAGGCCGGCGACCTGCGCGCCGCCCGCGCCACCGCCGCCGGGCTGGCGAAGGCCGGCGACCCGACCGCGATGCGGTTGCTCGGTCACTTCCACCTCGACGGCGCCCCCACGCCCGACGACGTGGGCCTGGCCGCGTACTGGTTCTTCCAGGCGTGGCAGGCCGGCGTGGACGAGGCCGAGCGCGACATCGTCCGCGTCCGCGCCGAACTCGAACACGCGGCGCACGAGATGGCGTCGGCCGAGGCGCGGGTGGCGCTCGGCCTCATCCTCATGTTCGGCCACGACGCCCCGGACGCCGCCGCGAACTACTTCGGCGCCGCGGCCGAAGCGGGGCACCCGGAGGGGCTGCGGATGCTGGCGTTCCAGCACGCCGAGGGGCGCGGCGTGCCGCGCGACCCGGCCGCGGCGCGGGAACTGTACCGCCGCGCCGCCGACGCCGGCGACCCGTTCGCGCCCGTCGCCTTGGCGGGGATGCTGGACGCCGGCGTCGGCGGGGCGCGCGACCGCGACGGGGCCATCCGCTACCTCCGCCGCGCGGCCGACGCCGGCGCACCGGACGCCGACCAGCGCCTGGCCGAACTGCTGGCCGAGCGGAACCGCGACCGCCGCGACGCGAACGAGGCGGTGCAGCGCCTCGTCCGCGCCGCCGCGGCCGGCCCGGCGGACGCGGCCTACCGGGTGGACGCGGCCGACGGGTCGTGGTCGGTGCTCGTGCGCGACCAGGGCCGGACGGTGGCGATGCCCGGGCTGACGCCCGAGGAACTGGTCGGGCTGCCGGAGGACTGA
- a CDS encoding rhodanese-like domain-containing protein: protein MKRLACAGVLAAFAFGGVLWAADHTTDSLDVVKTNVTAGKAVIVDVREAGEWGDGHLKGAKHVALSNLKAGVPAEKLRATLPPGSIVYLHCASGRRCLAAADLLKGKGYDVRPLRDGFDGLVKAGFEPAK from the coding sequence ATGAAGCGACTGGCGTGCGCGGGGGTTCTGGCGGCGTTCGCGTTCGGCGGGGTGCTGTGGGCCGCCGACCACACGACCGACAGCCTGGACGTGGTGAAGACGAACGTGACGGCCGGGAAGGCGGTGATCGTGGACGTGCGGGAGGCCGGCGAGTGGGGCGACGGGCACCTGAAGGGGGCCAAGCACGTCGCCCTGTCGAACCTCAAGGCGGGCGTGCCGGCCGAGAAGCTCCGGGCCACCCTCCCGCCCGGCTCGATCGTCTACCTCCACTGTGCGTCCGGCCGGCGGTGCCTGGCCGCGGCCGACCTGTTGAAGGGGAAGGGGTACGACGTCCGCCCCCTGCGGGACGGGTTCGACGGGCTGGTGAAGGCCGGGTTCGAGCCGGCGAAGTGA
- a CDS encoding protein kinase domain-containing protein, with product MGYSNSSAASLTRTSPPLYRRVSTVPTPGSRGSRTAAIGAVRAAASGYSRGAVRRRSASRGSSAARALARSVRSPPAQALFDETTAVDADAADEEVPERLGEYRLLGLLGRGGMGAVYRAVHARLGREVALNVLPPDRAADAAAVARFHREVAAIGRLDHPNVVRATDAGEAAGRVCLVMDLVRGADAGRLVRACGPLPVADASEVARQAAAGLQHLAGHGIVHRDVKPSNLMVGPRGEVKVLDLGLALADAGGASGAGRRALVGTYDYLAPEQAGPDRRVDARADVYALGCTLYHLLAGRPPFAGPAHATVRDKLLAHAAAPVPEIHEARPEVPAGLAGVLRRMLAKDPADRYASPADAGEALAPFCAGSDLPALLDTACPGLWDFVPPLAPGDTPMPETISLAVRRPARRRVAAVAVVAATVVAAVAGVVASRPRKQADRPSAQVDAPAVVAPVAPDPAEGQEPGPAADRKPAVYPVALLGFEERGAGARDLGPKVSDLLFARLAAKPGVVLVDRGDPKKVLDEQAIGLSGAVKRDEAAGVGRLTGAKLLVTGSVVHADRRLTLVAKVIGTETGRVAGAAAVGSRGATRPARQSPARRRRA from the coding sequence ATGGGGTACTCGAACTCGTCGGCGGCGAGCTTAACCCGCACCTCGCCGCCCTTGTACCGGCGGGTCAGCACCGTCCCGACCCCCGGTAGCCGCGGGTCGAGGACGGCCGCGATCGGCGCCGTTCGGGCGGCGGCCTCGGGCTACTCCCGAGGCGCCGTGAGGCGGAGGTCGGCGTCGCGGGGCAGCTCCGCGGCCCGGGCTCTCGCGCGTTCGGTCAGGTCGCCCCCGGCGCAGGCACTGTTCGACGAGACCACCGCGGTGGACGCCGACGCCGCCGACGAGGAGGTCCCCGAACGGCTGGGCGAGTATCGCCTCCTGGGGCTGCTCGGTCGGGGCGGGATGGGGGCGGTGTACCGGGCGGTCCACGCCCGGCTCGGCCGTGAGGTGGCGCTGAACGTGCTGCCGCCGGACCGCGCGGCGGACGCGGCCGCCGTCGCCCGGTTCCACCGGGAGGTCGCCGCCATCGGCCGGCTCGACCACCCGAACGTCGTCCGGGCGACCGACGCGGGCGAGGCGGCCGGGCGGGTGTGCCTGGTGATGGACCTCGTGCGCGGGGCCGACGCCGGCCGGCTGGTGCGGGCGTGCGGCCCGCTGCCGGTCGCCGACGCCAGCGAGGTCGCCCGCCAGGCCGCCGCCGGCCTCCAGCACCTGGCCGGCCACGGCATCGTCCACCGGGACGTGAAGCCGTCGAACCTCATGGTCGGGCCGCGGGGCGAGGTGAAGGTGCTCGACCTCGGCCTGGCGCTGGCCGACGCCGGCGGGGCGTCGGGCGCCGGCCGCCGCGCCCTCGTCGGCACCTACGACTACCTCGCCCCCGAGCAGGCCGGCCCCGACCGGCGGGTGGACGCCCGGGCCGACGTGTACGCGCTCGGCTGCACGCTGTACCACCTCCTCGCCGGCCGCCCCCCGTTCGCCGGCCCGGCCCACGCCACGGTACGCGACAAACTCCTGGCCCACGCCGCCGCCCCCGTTCCCGAGATCCACGAGGCGCGGCCCGAGGTGCCGGCCGGGCTGGCGGGCGTGCTGCGGCGGATGCTGGCGAAGGACCCGGCCGACCGGTACGCCTCCCCCGCCGACGCCGGGGAGGCGCTGGCGCCGTTCTGCGCGGGGAGCGACCTGCCGGCGCTGCTCGACACGGCCTGCCCCGGCCTGTGGGACTTCGTCCCGCCGCTCGCCCCGGGTGACACGCCGATGCCGGAGACGATCTCACTCGCCGTCCGTCGCCCGGCACGCCGCCGGGTCGCGGCCGTGGCCGTGGTCGCGGCCACGGTCGTCGCCGCCGTCGCGGGGGTGGTCGCGTCGAGGCCCAGGAAGCAGGCCGACCGCCCATCCGCGCAGGTGGACGCCCCCGCTGTCGTCGCCCCGGTCGCTCCCGACCCCGCGGAGGGCCAGGAGCCCGGCCCGGCGGCGGACCGGAAGCCGGCCGTGTACCCGGTGGCGCTGCTCGGGTTCGAGGAGCGCGGGGCCGGCGCCCGCGACCTCGGGCCGAAGGTGTCGGACCTCCTGTTCGCCCGGCTCGCCGCCAAGCCCGGGGTCGTGCTCGTGGACCGGGGCGACCCGAAGAAGGTTCTCGACGAGCAGGCGATCGGGCTGTCGGGGGCGGTCAAGCGCGACGAGGCGGCCGGGGTGGGGCGGCTGACCGGGGCCAAGCTCCTCGTCACCGGGTCGGTGGTCCACGCCGACCGGCGGCTCACCCTGGTCGCCAAGGTGATCGGCACCGAGACCGGGCGGGTGGCCGGGGCGGCGGCGGTCGGGAGCCGGGGGGCGACCCGCCCGGCCCGGCAGTCGCCGGCGAGGCGACGGCGAGCCTGA
- a CDS encoding methyltransferase domain-containing protein, whose amino-acid sequence MTRRRIILSAALFAAACTAFAQERSVAPGINDPFKEPDVKGFQTKFEGESREVYVAREKVVAAVGLRPGMVVADVGAGTGLFTRLFANAVGPTGQVFAVDIAPKFLEHVQKTSREAGLRNVTPVLCAADSVDLPPASVDVAFVCDTYHHFEFPERTLASLHRAVRPGGKLVVIDFVREPGKSTDWVLKHVRAGQGVFEREIASAGFVKEGEVKDVLKENYLVVFTRAKDAAPAPPGRPASLTPAIPGYGAVVPLPGAAEPPVKGTKVVFDVTAAGKDPAKPPPGLERAATLLNLAVASGLKASDLEVVIVLHGDAAAVALTDPAYRVAVGHPHPAEKLLGSLTGNGVRVLVCGQSLARKGYDPATVRPGVTVAASAVTAVVNLQARGFAYVPAH is encoded by the coding sequence ATGACCCGCCGTCGAATAATTCTGTCCGCCGCCCTGTTCGCGGCCGCTTGCACGGCCTTCGCCCAGGAGCGAAGTGTCGCCCCCGGGATCAACGACCCGTTCAAGGAACCGGACGTCAAGGGGTTCCAGACCAAGTTCGAGGGCGAGAGCCGCGAGGTCTACGTCGCCCGGGAGAAGGTCGTGGCCGCGGTCGGGCTCAGGCCGGGGATGGTCGTCGCCGACGTCGGCGCCGGGACCGGCCTGTTCACCCGGCTGTTCGCGAACGCGGTCGGCCCGACCGGGCAGGTGTTCGCCGTGGACATCGCCCCGAAGTTCCTCGAACACGTCCAGAAGACGAGCCGCGAGGCCGGGCTGCGGAACGTCACCCCGGTGCTGTGCGCGGCCGACTCGGTGGACCTGCCGCCGGCGTCGGTGGACGTGGCGTTCGTGTGCGACACCTACCACCACTTCGAGTTCCCCGAGCGCACGCTGGCGTCGCTCCACCGGGCGGTCCGGCCGGGCGGGAAGCTGGTGGTGATCGACTTCGTCCGCGAGCCGGGCAAGAGCACGGACTGGGTGCTCAAGCACGTCCGGGCCGGGCAGGGCGTGTTCGAGCGGGAGATCGCGTCGGCCGGGTTCGTGAAAGAGGGCGAGGTAAAGGACGTGCTGAAGGAGAACTACCTGGTCGTCTTCACCCGGGCGAAGGACGCCGCGCCCGCCCCGCCGGGGCGGCCCGCGTCACTCACGCCCGCGATCCCCGGATACGGGGCGGTGGTACCGCTCCCGGGTGCGGCCGAGCCGCCGGTGAAGGGCACGAAGGTGGTGTTCGACGTGACCGCCGCGGGTAAGGACCCGGCCAAGCCGCCGCCGGGGCTGGAGCGGGCGGCGACGCTGCTCAACCTCGCCGTCGCGTCCGGGCTGAAGGCGTCCGACCTGGAGGTCGTGATCGTCCTCCACGGGGACGCGGCCGCCGTCGCGCTCACCGATCCGGCGTACCGTGTGGCGGTCGGCCACCCGCACCCGGCGGAGAAGCTACTGGGGTCGCTGACCGGGAACGGGGTGCGGGTGCTGGTGTGCGGGCAGTCGCTCGCCCGGAAGGGGTACGACCCGGCGACCGTCCGGCCGGGCGTGACCGTCGCCGCGTCGGCCGTGACCGCAGTGGTGAACCTCCAGGCCCGCGGGTTCGCCTACGTCCCGGCTCACTGA
- a CDS encoding GNAT family N-acetyltransferase yields MLTGPVLRTDRLVLRPLAPADAGPIAGYRSLPDVARYQSWEAFSPADAARLVAAQLGVVPDTPGTWLQLAITTDGGVVGDCGLHFLDDRQAELGVTLDPAHQGRGYAAEALRAVLDYLFGALGKHRVVATTDARNRPAAALFERLGFRREAHFVRNVWFKGGWGDEFLFARLAEEWARDRAR; encoded by the coding sequence ATGCTGACCGGGCCCGTCCTGCGGACCGACCGGCTCGTGCTGCGCCCGCTGGCGCCGGCCGACGCCGGCCCGATCGCCGGGTACCGGTCGCTGCCGGACGTGGCACGCTACCAGTCGTGGGAGGCGTTCTCACCCGCGGACGCCGCCCGCCTCGTCGCCGCCCAGCTGGGTGTCGTCCCGGACACGCCCGGCACGTGGCTCCAGCTCGCGATCACGACGGACGGCGGGGTGGTCGGCGACTGCGGGCTCCACTTCCTCGACGACCGGCAGGCGGAACTCGGGGTCACGCTCGACCCGGCTCACCAGGGCCGCGGGTACGCGGCCGAGGCGCTGCGGGCCGTGCTCGACTACCTGTTCGGCGCGCTCGGGAAGCACCGCGTCGTCGCCACCACGGACGCCCGGAACCGCCCGGCCGCCGCCCTCTTCGAGCGGCTCGGGTTCCGCCGCGAGGCGCACTTCGTCCGCAACGTCTGGTTCAAGGGCGGGTGGGGCGACGAGTTCCTGTTCGCCCGGCTGGCCGAGGAGTGGGCCCGCGACCGCGCCCGTTGA
- a CDS encoding lactonase family protein: MTRFLLSLALVAGGGARAADPVVFVTAFAPGDKGGIHAYTFDTAAGKLTALRRTGGVENPFYLALTPDRKTLLSIHAKTFGGKDHEEVAAFALVGRSGELKPLNRQTTRGTASCYLDVDKTGRTALVANYLTGSVASYPLAADGSLGPPASFHQHAGSSVNPQRQKGPNAHCIVVSPDNKYAFAADLGIDKVLCYKLDAAAGKLTPNDPPFAKSPAGAGPRHLTFHPNAKHVYVVNELLNSVTVFDYAAATGSLTEKQTIPTLPGEFKGTSYCADVKVTPDGRFLYATNRGHDSIAAYKVGDDGRLSLVAIEPSLGKGPQNLLATPDGRWLLCANMPGGNVVVFRIDAQSGRLTPHGEPVRQTSPSSMVWVP; this comes from the coding sequence ATGACGCGCTTCCTTCTCTCCCTCGCGCTCGTCGCCGGCGGCGGCGCCCGCGCCGCCGACCCGGTCGTGTTCGTGACCGCGTTCGCCCCCGGCGACAAGGGCGGCATCCACGCCTACACGTTCGACACGGCCGCCGGCAAGCTCACCGCCCTGCGCCGCACCGGCGGCGTCGAGAACCCGTTCTACCTGGCCCTGACGCCGGACAGGAAGACGCTCCTGTCGATCCACGCGAAGACGTTCGGCGGCAAGGACCACGAGGAGGTCGCGGCGTTCGCGCTGGTCGGCCGCTCGGGCGAGTTGAAGCCGCTGAACCGGCAGACGACCCGCGGCACCGCGTCGTGCTACCTCGACGTGGACAAGACCGGCAGGACGGCCCTCGTGGCCAACTACCTGACCGGCAGCGTGGCGTCGTACCCGCTCGCGGCCGACGGCTCGCTCGGGCCGCCGGCGTCGTTCCACCAGCACGCGGGGTCGAGCGTCAACCCGCAGCGGCAGAAGGGGCCGAACGCCCACTGCATCGTCGTGAGCCCCGACAACAAGTACGCCTTCGCCGCGGACCTCGGCATCGACAAGGTGCTCTGCTACAAGCTCGACGCCGCCGCGGGGAAGCTGACGCCGAACGACCCGCCGTTCGCCAAGTCGCCGGCCGGCGCCGGCCCGCGGCACCTCACCTTCCACCCGAACGCGAAGCACGTCTACGTCGTGAACGAGCTGCTGAACTCGGTGACGGTGTTCGACTACGCCGCCGCCACCGGCTCCCTCACGGAGAAGCAGACGATCCCGACGCTGCCCGGCGAGTTCAAGGGGACGAGCTACTGCGCCGACGTGAAGGTGACGCCCGACGGCCGGTTCCTGTACGCCACCAACCGCGGCCACGACAGCATCGCCGCGTACAAGGTGGGCGACGACGGCAGGCTGTCGCTGGTGGCGATCGAGCCGAGTCTGGGGAAGGGGCCGCAGAACCTGCTGGCGACGCCGGACGGCCGGTGGCTGCTGTGCGCCAACATGCCGGGCGGGAACGTGGTCGTGTTCCGCATCGACGCGCAGTCCGGCCGGCTGACCCCGCACGGCGAGCCGGTGCGGCAGACGAGCCCGTCGAGCATGGTGTGGGTGCCGTGA